From Rhodococcus sp. B7740:
AATTGGATTCACGTGAGAGTGAGGCCATGGGATCGGTGGCCTCGAACCACTGCGAATCGGACTCCGAGATCGGCATCGGGGTGATGTCGTCCAGCCGGTGACAGTCAGGTCTCCACCAGATGTGAGTAGCGATCACCCGCGGATGCTATGAAGTCGCGAACGAACCAGCACGTAGGGACAACGCGGAGTCCCTGCGTGCTGGTGTCGTCGAGAGCGAATTCGGTGAGCGCAGCGGCAAGTCCTCGGCCGCGAAACTGCGGAAGCGTCACAGTGTGATGAAACGTTCTGGAACTGTCCGATTCCAGGTATTCCGAGTAGCCCGCCAATTCGGAATCGACATGGATCTCGAATCGATGGTCGGCACTGTCATGGGTGATCTCGACAGTCATGGTGGTACCTCCTCGCCGAGTTCGGTGTCACCACCGTAACCGGCACTCGTCCCGTGGAGTGTTCTGCGGTTACTCGAGCACGCATCGACGCAGTAGGGTGAGAGAAACCGAGTCGTGCGAGCGCCACCCGTCGCAACACCGCTCTTCATAAGTACGGGGCGCTCTCGAGGCTGAAGGTGGCAATCCGTGGAAGACACATCCGACCGGGGAATCAAGGCATTCATTCGAACCGTCGCTCAGCGCGGTGGTCGCGCAGAGCGGCTGACGACGTCGCGGCGTAATCCCGTGCAGGTCTGGTCCATGGACGGTAGTTCCTCGTGCATAGTCCGAGTGCGATCCAAGGTGACGGGTGACTGGAAAGCCCGCAGGCAGGACGAATCTCTCGAGAGTGACGACACTGGATCCTCGTACTGGGTGTTCGTCGATCTCGCGAACGAAGAGCCGCGCTTCTACATGGTCTCGTCCGAGGAGATGGCCACCGACATTCGCGGAGAAGTAGACCTGTGGGTCCAGGACTCGCCCCTCCGTACCAGGACAGGGCATCATGCAATCGCGGTGGACAGAGTGCTGCACGGCAGTGAGCGTTGGGACCTGCTCGGTCTGAGTGCAACCTTGGACACAACGGTCGATCTCGGACCCGAACAGACGTGGGTTCGTACTCCACGGGTGAAGACGCCTCGTAAGTCGGCCAAGGCGGCCGTCGAAGAGGAAGTTGTGGACAACCGAGTACGCGTCGTTGCCGACTGCGAGGGCTATCGGCTGAGCGGCCGCTACGACCCCGAGACGCAACGGCTCGAGATCACCGCAGGGCCGATGGAGGGTCGACGGTTCGACAATCCTTCCGTCGCCGCCAGTGCGGTAGCCACGCACATCAGTGGGGACGTCGAGGAGCGCGACGGTTGGCAGTTCTGGCAGCTGGACACTCCGGATCGAGCTCCGTTGGGATCGTTTCAGTAGGAAACCACAGCGCACGACTGCTCTGTTGTGATTGCTCACCAAATTGGCCTATCCGGCAAAAACGGGACAAAGGTCCGATTAACCTAGCGCTGGTAGGATGAGCTCCCTGCTTTAGCCCCTAGGTCGAATCGATGTTCGAGAGTTCGTCCGCGCATCGAAATTCGGGTACCAGCGAGCTCAACGGTCGACAGTGCGAGGGGTGCTGTCGACCGTGGGGAGAGGTTTTCACCATGGAACATTCCTTCCGGACGGGCACGGCCCATGCGTCCCGTTTTCTGTTCCTCATCGCCCAGTTCGTCGATCGGAGAATCCCGGCCGAGTTCTTCTCTGCTCAGTTCCGCGAGCTGCAGAACACCCAATCCACATATCTCGATGCCGACGTCTCTTCGGTCATCGGAATGTTGTCGGTCGACGTCGGCGCGTACCTGGGCGATGTCGAAATCAGAGGGGTGGACTACATCGACTCCGAACAACTCTGGCTGGCTGCCGGGCAGGCGTTTCGCGATCTCATGACCGTCCAGTCCCAGCACATCGAACGCGAGGCAGGGTGACGGCAACGCGTACCCTCACCGGAATCGATCACGCTGTCGCAGAAGGTCTTCGAGCCTGAATCGTCGGTGCGTGCCGCGCATTTCGATCGATAGGTCGCCCGCGTCGGCCAACCGTCTGACGTAAGTGTCGGAGACACCGAGGACCTCGGCAGCTTGCGAAGTGGTCAGCAACTCGTCCACGGTTCCGATGGCCACCGCCCGGCCGGTCGAGAGTTGGGTCAGAAGTTCCAAGACCGCACTGCGTGATGCGTCGTCGAGTCGAACCTCCGAACCGCCGATTCTGAGGTCGACGTCCGCTCCGTTTCGCTCGTGAACGACTGCCGCCAACGAGTTGGCCGATCGCGACTCGAGAGCAGGCATGACGAATCGGAAGTCCATTCGTCCAGGATAGGAGTGGGCGCAGGCGTCGGTACGCATAGGCTCGGAGCACCCAGCATGTGAGGAGTGTTCCAGTGCCACAGTTGTTGCACCTCGATTCGTCCGCCGACCCGGATCGTTCGATAAGCCGTCGGGTGACGGCCCGCTTCTCGGACGCCTGGCATGGCATCGGCACCGACCACTCGGTGATCCATCGAGACCTGCATTCGAGTCCGTTGCCCCACCTACCCACCTCGGCGCTGCACTGGGCACCTCGCCTGCGAACCGCCGACGAAATCGTGGAGCCGTCCGCCGAGGCGTTGCAGGTCGAACTGATCGAGGAACTGATCTCGGCCGACGCGGTGCTGATCGGCGCGCCGATGTACAACTGGTCGATCCCGTCGACCCTGAAGGCATGGATCGACTACGTACACGTTCCGGGTGTCACTGTTCCGTTCGACAGTGACACGGCACCTCTCGTCGGCAAGCCCGTGGTCGTGGTGACCAGTCGGGGAAACGACTACACCCCCGGTACCGACAACGCATCCTCCGACCACACGACCGCGCAACTGCGACAGGTGCTCGGAGTTGCGCTGGGGATGGACGTCCACTTCGTCCCGGTCGACTTGACGCTCGCCGAGCGGGTGCCGGCGCTCGCACCGCAGATTCCGCAGGCACGAGCCAATCTCGAGGCGGCGTTCTCCGCCGTCGACGATCTTGCGTTGCGATTGGGTGGAGCAACCACCAGGTGAGCGCCGAGTAGCCTGGCGAGGTGCTCTCGAACGGCCCAGGTAACGACACCACCCGCGGTGAACGTGGATCAGGGCGCCATCGCATCAGGACGCCGTCGCGCAACCGCGGTCTCGCACTCCGAATCGGCCGAATTGTCGTCGCCACTGCGGCAGTTGCCTCGATCGCGGTGAGTGGAATCGGGTTCGCGGTGTACCGCGAAGCCACCACGGGGCTGACCACCTCGGACGCGCTCGACGGCATCGCGAACAACGATCCCGGCGGCAACGGCGAGGACACCAACATTCTGTTGATCGGTCTCGACAGCCGCAAGGACATGGACGGCAACGACCTGCCTGCCGAGTTCGTCACCGATGCGCTGCATGCGGGCGACAGCGACGTCGGCGGTTACAACACCAACACACTGCTGCTGGTGCACCTTCCGGCCGACGGAGGGAGGGCGACTGCGCTGTCGATACCTCGCGACGACTACGTCGACGTTCCCGGATACGGCAAGCGGAAGATCAAGGAGGCGTACGGACTTGCCAAAGCCGACGCCGATACACAGTTGCTCGACGAGGGCGTCACCGATTCGGCCGAACGTGAGCGTCGAGCACGCGACGCGGGTCGGCGATCGACGTTGACCGCGGTTCGTGACCTGCTCGACGTGCCGATCGATCATTTCGCCGAGGTGAACCTGCTGGGCTTCTACGACGTCGCGACAGCCGTCGGGCCGATTCAGGTGTGCCTGAACAATCCTGTACACGACAACTATTCGGGGGCGGACTTCGCCGCGGGCGCGCAGGAACTGAGCGCTTCGCAGGCGCTGTCCTTCGTCCGGCAACGCCACGGCCTCGACAACGGTGATCTCGATCGAACCAAACGACAGCAGGCCTTCGTGGCAGGAGTGATGGCCAAGCTCAGCACCTCCGGTGTCATGGCGAACATCGGCGAACTCCGGGCGCTCGTCGCGGGTACCAAGAACGACGTCGTGATCGACGCGTCCTTGGATCCGGTCAAGCTCGCAGGCGGAGCCGGTGCAGTAATGCAGGGAGACATCGATTTCTACACGCTCCCGATCACCGGCTACGACACGATCGACGGGCAGGACGTCAATCTCGTCGACGTCGACGCCGTCCGGGCCGAGGCAGCCCGGCTGATCGGCGACGTACCTGTGCAGGCACCGCCGACCACCGCGGCAGCTGATCCCGCAACGACGCCGCCCCCGCTCGAGGTCGCCGCACAGGATCCGTCCCTGGATCCGGCGGCAGCCCCCGACGAGGGTGTGCACAGCGACGGCGGCATACCCTGCGTCGACTGAGCCCTGCGTCGACCGAACTCGCCAGCGGGTATCGGTCAGGGCGTCGGCGCGCTGAGCAGAACGTCCATCAACTGCTTCTCGACCGCCGCGAACTGCGGCGTCGTGACGATCTCGAGCCCGCGTGGACGGGGCAGCGCCACCTCGATCTGCCGTCGAACGTGTGCCGGTCTGGGGGAGAGGACGATCACGCGATCGGAGAGATAGACCGCTTCGCGGATGTCGTGCGTGATCATCAGGACCGTCCACCGAAACTCCGACCAGACCTGCTGCAACCAGGCCTGCATATCGCTTCGAGTCAACGAGTCCAGTGCCCCGAAGGGTTCGTCGAGCAGTAGTACCGATCGTCCCTGCACCACCGTGCGCAGCAGCGCCGCCCGCTGGCGCATGCCGCCGGAGAGTTCGGATGGTCTGGCCGACTCGTACCCGTCCAAGCCGAACACCGGGAACAGCTCGCGTGCCCGCGCCCGCGCCTCCTTCTTGGCAACGCCCTGCACTTCGAGCCCGAGGGTGGTGTTGTCCAGCACCGAACGCCACGGAAACAGGAGATCCTTCTGCGGCATGTAGGCGCACGGCGGTACTCGAACCGAGCCGGAGTCGGGCTTGTCGAGTCCGGCCAGCATGTTGAACACCGTGCTCTTACCGGAACCGCTCGGGCCGATGATCGACAGGAACTCGCCGGGGCCAGCACTGAACGACACACCGTCGAGTACGGGCTTGTCGCCGAATGATTTGGTGAGATCGCGAACGTCGATGCAGGTGTCGGGGTCAGACATGAAGACCAACCGACCCGTGGCGCGCCCAAGGCGCAACGAACCGCTCCACCAGGAAGGTGGAGACGAACAGGACCACGCTGATCACGGCCGTCACGGCAACCGCGGCGAGAACCAGATCGGTACGAAACGAGTTCTTCTGTTGACTCATGTAGATGCCGAGCCCGGCACTGGCCCCGGCATATTCGGCAAAGATCGCGCCGACCACGGCGTAGGTGATTCCGATGCGCAGGGAGGTGAAGAACCGGGGTAGCGCCGACGGTAGCCGCACGTATCGAAAATGTTGCCAGCGCGAGGCACCCATGCTGGCCAGCAGCGATCGCGCGTCTCGATCGGCCGCCGCGAAACCCTCGATGAGTCCGATGGCCATCGGGAAGAACGTCGCCAAGGC
This genomic window contains:
- a CDS encoding GNAT family N-acetyltransferase; its protein translation is MTVEITHDSADHRFEIHVDSELAGYSEYLESDSSRTFHHTVTLPQFRGRGLAAALTEFALDDTSTQGLRVVPTCWFVRDFIASAGDRYSHLVET
- a CDS encoding helix-turn-helix domain-containing protein; translation: MDFRFVMPALESRSANSLAAVVHERNGADVDLRIGGSEVRLDDASRSAVLELLTQLSTGRAVAIGTVDELLTTSQAAEVLGVSDTYVRRLADAGDLSIEMRGTHRRFRLEDLLRQRDRFR
- a CDS encoding FMN-dependent NADH-azoreductase produces the protein MPQLLHLDSSADPDRSISRRVTARFSDAWHGIGTDHSVIHRDLHSSPLPHLPTSALHWAPRLRTADEIVEPSAEALQVELIEELISADAVLIGAPMYNWSIPSTLKAWIDYVHVPGVTVPFDSDTAPLVGKPVVVVTSRGNDYTPGTDNASSDHTTAQLRQVLGVALGMDVHFVPVDLTLAERVPALAPQIPQARANLEAAFSAVDDLALRLGGATTR
- a CDS encoding LCP family protein; amino-acid sequence: MLSNGPGNDTTRGERGSGRHRIRTPSRNRGLALRIGRIVVATAAVASIAVSGIGFAVYREATTGLTTSDALDGIANNDPGGNGEDTNILLIGLDSRKDMDGNDLPAEFVTDALHAGDSDVGGYNTNTLLLVHLPADGGRATALSIPRDDYVDVPGYGKRKIKEAYGLAKADADTQLLDEGVTDSAERERRARDAGRRSTLTAVRDLLDVPIDHFAEVNLLGFYDVATAVGPIQVCLNNPVHDNYSGADFAAGAQELSASQALSFVRQRHGLDNGDLDRTKRQQAFVAGVMAKLSTSGVMANIGELRALVAGTKNDVVIDASLDPVKLAGGAGAVMQGDIDFYTLPITGYDTIDGQDVNLVDVDAVRAEAARLIGDVPVQAPPTTAAADPATTPPPLEVAAQDPSLDPAAAPDEGVHSDGGIPCVD
- a CDS encoding ABC transporter ATP-binding protein, with the translated sequence MSDPDTCIDVRDLTKSFGDKPVLDGVSFSAGPGEFLSIIGPSGSGKSTVFNMLAGLDKPDSGSVRVPPCAYMPQKDLLFPWRSVLDNTTLGLEVQGVAKKEARARARELFPVFGLDGYESARPSELSGGMRQRAALLRTVVQGRSVLLLDEPFGALDSLTRSDMQAWLQQVWSEFRWTVLMITHDIREAVYLSDRVIVLSPRPAHVRRQIEVALPRPRGLEIVTTPQFAAVEKQLMDVLLSAPTP